In Lycium ferocissimum isolate CSIRO_LF1 chromosome 7, AGI_CSIRO_Lferr_CH_V1, whole genome shotgun sequence, the sequence CCTCTCAAAGATACAATCATCTCCTGCTCTACCATTCTACAATGTAAAAGGGCTACCTTTAAAGCCAGTCTCCTCCAGTGCACAAGAATTCACATAAGAGGTAAAGTCCACATCTTGAGGCTGAATAGGGATGCCACCAATCTTTTCCTCATCATTCAAGaccacattaaaatcaccaCCTATCATCCATGCCCCAGTGATGTTAATATACAAATAATACAAGTTGTCCCATAATTCTAACCTTGAAGTTTCATCACACTTTGCATATACCAGAGTGGTATACATAGTTTTTTCCAAATCCTGAACGAACAGTCTCAATGTCAGCTGTTGAGTTGTGTCTGATATCACCTCTACATCAATATTACTATTCACAAAGCACCACATCTTTCCATTACAATTAGAAAATGCATTAGCTATGGTTAATCTACTCCTGTATCTTTGAATGTATCTAGCCTGTTGAAAAGGTTCCAATAATGCTATCAAAAAGAACTTGTGATGTCTGTGAAGCATTTGGAGTCTATAAAATGCCTTTTGAGTTTTCACGGACCTTGTATTCCAAATAAATGACTTTAACATCATTTAAAAGATTGTTTATTAACTGCTCTCTTCGGTAATAACCCTATTATTGTTCTTCTGTTGGACCATTCTTAATCATCTTTTTCTGCCCCTTCTTTTTCCCTTTGGAACTGGAAACTGCTTGAGAGACTTTAGGAGATACTCCAGCCTGCTTATAAACCTTTTCATTCACTAAATTAATCTGCTCTTCTTTGTCCTCCTCCATAACAAGATTCTCCCTGTTCTCCTCAATATTCTCTACATTATGAGACACCAGATCATGGAGAACTTTGTTGGGAGAaagttccttagtaatggatAAGCTGTTCACTTGCTCTTCTGTCACTACTGCTAAATGTGTCCCTTCATTGATACCTTGCTGCAAATCCCCACCAGACCTTGGAGCATTATTGTTCACCCCTTCACTTGTTAGATTACGCCATTTCCTTGCACTAACTGCTATCTCCACAGAATGAGTCACCACAACATTGTCCACTATCTCCTCAGCACCAATACCATCTGTGCTAATTACTGGTACTACCAACTCTGCAGAACAACTATCATGAGCCTTTGCTATGCCCTTGATGTTATTAGTATCCTGAGCCTCTTCCTTGTCTATTGATCTGCTATTTTCCATACTGTCACCCTGGTTACCATTAACTTCAACACAATGCTTAATGGCCTGATTCTGTATGCCATCTGTATCCACAAGGTTGTGATCTTCCTTTGTAATCTCCACTTCTGTAGAAACTCCCACCTCCTCAGTTTCATCTTCATTTTGTTCTACAACTATGGGATTATCTTTTACTATCACATTGTCTACAAGTTCTTGATCTACACTATTGCCAGAACCACTCAAATTTTCTACTTGAGTGCTACTTGCATTAATTAACTGCTCCTCCACCTGAATGCTTTTCTCAAGGGTTAAATCAGTGACTGCCTTATTAGCATCCTGAGCTGCCTCACTTGCATTCATATCATCTTCTTGCCTCATTTCCTCATCTTCTTGAATACTGGCTAAAACTCCATACTTGTTCTGATTTGCAACACCCTCATCCTGGCCACTTTTATCCCGAGCCTTGTGAGGCTCCTTCTGAGCCACTGCTCCACCATGTGTAGGAGGTTACTTTGGTTCTTCATTATACCTTGTCTCACTTGTATAAGTAACCATTTTCCCACTAGAGAGCATTTTTGGTACATATTGCTGCATCACTCTTCCTCTATATCTTCTATCTTTGGTCTCTTCTTTGGTTCACTACTCTCTTTTGCTCCTCATTATTCTGCTTTGGCTCCTCTATCTTATCTTCAGGTTCAACAACCTTCTCATCTGAAGTAGTATCCTGCTCTAGTTCAGGATGCAGAACTCTAAACTCCTCCATTGCATGTCCTTGAAGCATGCACTCTGCAATACTTTGGAAGATAATCATAGTGAATCTTTACCTTAACATTCTTAGTTTGTTTTGTAACTTCATCCTCAATCTCCATCATAACAAACTTTGGGAAATCTGATAATAAATCCACCTAGATGTTCGCCCTCACACAATTTGGCCTTGTCTTATTAACAGTAGCCAAGTCAAGATGCAAAGGTTTTTCCATAGCAGAAGCAAGTGAGAACAAAGACCCCTTGACAAAGAAAGTAGGCAGCAGATTTGGAAACGAGATCCACGCCATGGCAGTAGTAGTTTCTTCATCAATATTAAAGTTTGAGTCATAGATAAGAGGCCTCATTTGATATGTATAACCATCTTGTGACTTCAACCAAAAGGCATTAGAAGACAATGTGATAAAATCCTCTATTAACGAACATCGAATCAACACATGTATATTTCTTAAAAATCCTACTTGAAAATTACCCTTATTCCCACATTGTTTAGGACTTATagtatgaagttcttctaggtCAGGCCATCCATATGAAAACTTACCCACAATAGCATATTGTAGATCTTTAAGAACTTCCATACGAGAAATTTCACTCGACGTCCATTTCACATAAGGAATACCTTAAATGTACGTGATCTTTTTGAGAGGAATGGGATCACATTGAATCTTGGACAATGAGTCTTCCATGCTCACAGTTTGTGCATAGTTAGTCATATGGCTAGGGTTTGCATGTGGAACAACAGGATAcggggatgaagaagaagaagcgggTGTAATCGTGTTGGGAAGGGAAGGGAAGTGTGTTTGGGATGCGAGTGTCAAGGGCATCGCCGCCCGCCGTCGTGGCCGACAGGCGGCCTTGACCATGGGAGGCTACGTTAAGTTAGGTTAGGGTTTGCAtgggaggagagagaagagagagtttTTTTTATCTCTTTCAGTATCTTGCAAAATAACATGGCCAGACTCACATTACCTGTCACTCCcaacttaaataatttaatagatgcatctatgagaCGGTCACATATGTGTTTGTTATCAGCCCGCAATTTGGAATTGCGatattaattattcaaataATTTGATGAAGAATATAATTTCCAAATTATGCAATCAAGAATTATCTTGATGATGCTGGTTTACATCCGAGTTGATTTAGTGGAATTATTTATGGATGCCTCCAGTTAACAGCTAAATTATAGCTTATGAAAATAAAACTCCCAATTTGGTATCGGATATGCTATTTAGCATGTAGCAGCACTTGTATGCACCAAACCAAACAAATAATATTAATCCCCCCATCACGATTGGTTCAAGGTTAGGAACCAAATAGTTTCCATCTAGAAACATTTGAATATGCGGTATAAATTCAATTGCACCACCACAGCGCACAGAGATGGATCCCCAAAAAAGGTTGGGGATATATGTTAGTCTTACTAGCATCAGTGGGAGAAATGATAACATAGTTAGAAAATATATTATGTGAAATAAATTATCATTAGCATAATCGTCATTCAAAAggataattcaagtcaaatgtcaGACGTATTTTGCTGACCCAAAGAATATTATATTCTAGCTGCAAATGCTCCATTAGAATTAAAGTCCCCGAAGGACAGAGTGTACGGCACGCCTGAAGCGTGTAGACCGATCGGTTCTAAAGATAAAAATCTTTGAAAGGAGAGGAGCAAATTATTATAATGGTAATAATAAGGAGGCAAGTTCTCTAGGAGAGCCCCAAgacataacacttcatcaaACCTTGAAAaaggttcaggtacctgaaatTAATGAATATAAAGAGATCTCCATAAATTATGTCTATGGAACTGATCCAAAAGATCGTCGACGACGTATATGATATGACGCTCGATATTATGATGATAATCTTGAAATGTAAATCTGTCATGATACAGATAAATAAATGATTGGCCAAAATCAAAGGGTGCAATCGAGTATTAGTGACTTCACATAAAAAATGTGAAGCTTTTGGATTTGTAGNNNNNNNNNNNNNNNNNNNNNNNNNNNNNNNNNNNNNNNNNNNNNNNNNNNNNNNNNNNNNNNNNNNNNNNNNNNNNNNNNNNNNNNNNNNNNNNNNNNNTACCAAgtataaaatgaacacatgtacatcttcatggcttaaaataattggccaaccatgggtgggacccatggccacttggcttctccaagaagtcatgaactaaaatttccaagtttgcccttaatattccatgacaaCAATATTTATAAGTGACTTATTCATTAAGACCGAATCGGAGGTCACAAGCCTCTACCTCGTCTTCCAAAATTGTCTTGTCCTCAATTTTTCAcaactagctcggaatgtcTCAACATGCgaaatgcaggatataacagTTCTACCttgtcttatatcactccttatattgctagtCGTATTGGGGTAAAATCCGAGcccattaaaccttttgaggggTCTACTCTTGTTGGGGACCCGGTGATAGCTAGataagtatatagaaattgtgcgATTGTGATAcgtgatcgtcagactaaagaTGATTTGGTTGAactgaaaatgttagatttcgatgtgattataggcatggattggttagcctcttgttatgctaatgtggattatagaacgaaaatagttcgattccaatttccgggcGAACtaatgcttgaatggaagggtaacacagcatcccctagaggtaggtttatttcctaccttaaggcaagaaagatgatcgctaaaggctacatttatcatctggttcgggTTCATGACACTGAAGTAAAgccgccaacttttcaatccgtcccggtagtaaatgagtttccagatgaacttccaggtctccCACCGGAACGAgaaattgattttactattgatgtgttgcttgacaccgaacctatatctattcctccttatagaatggctcctgtaGAACTGAAaaagctaaaggcacaactaaaggatttgctcgagaagggatttattaggcccagttcatcaccatggggagcacctatcttgtttgtaagaaaaaaagatggctccctacgaatgtgcatcgactataggcagttgaacaaggtgacgataaagaataaataccctcttccgagaattgatgatttatttgatcagttacagggtgccaactggttttccaagattgatctgaggtcggggtatcatcaagtaagagttagagaagaagatattccaaaaacggctttcagaactagatatgacCACTATGAATTTTGGGTTATGTCATTTGGTTTGACTAATGCCCccgcagtgtttatgaatttgatgaataatgtattcaggccctttatagatctatttgtaatcgtgttcatcgatgacattctggtatattctcgatcagaaacagagcatgcagatcatttacgtattgtccttggaattcttcagaCTCGtgagttatatgccaaattttcaaaatgttagttttggttgaattctgtaacttttctgggccatattatctcagttGACGGCATTCGggttgatactcagaagattgaagctgtgaaggagtggccaa encodes:
- the LOC132062445 gene encoding DEK domain-containing chromatin-associated protein 3-like; this encodes MQQYVPKMLSSGKMVTYTMAQKEPHKARDKSGQDEGVANQNKYGVLASIQEDEEMRQEDDMNASEAAQDANKAVTDLTLEKSIQVEEQLINASSTQVENLSGSGNSVDQELVDNVIVKDNPIVVEQNEDETEEVGVSTEVEITKEDHNLVDTDGIQNQAIKHCVEVNGNQGDSMENSRSIDKEEAQDTNNIKGIAKAHDSCSAELVVPVISTDGIGAEEIVDNVVVTHSVEIAVSARKWRNLTSEGVNNNAPRSGGDLQQGINEGTHLAVVTEEQVNSLSITKELSPNKVLHDLVSHNVENIEENRENLVMEEDKEEQINLVNEKVYKQAGVSPKVSQAVSSSKGKKKGQKKMIKNGPTEEQ